A DNA window from Zingiber officinale cultivar Zhangliang chromosome 3A, Zo_v1.1, whole genome shotgun sequence contains the following coding sequences:
- the LOC122051438 gene encoding patellin-3-like — MAEETKSDSTEAPAASAEVVVPEVAALEKEVVGEEPPPVAEPVDEGMKPVKNSALEVALAAEAAAEAEEKKAAAGDPQDASFKEEGNVVSEIEDPEKKALEELKLLVQAALDNNEFSPPPPVVSVPPTGKAEGEAAPVPEEDPPNTVASKEGKVEGDTEEEALKVVEAEETKDGGESANVPAEEAVVTEEAKAEEPLNAVVVEDPTAPSEEEEAEKLTPPAAEEKAVLTDEDGAKTLEAIEETVVPVAAPPLAETETPAAEAPKAEKEEEKAATPPTASTAPAPEKVAIWGVPLLGDERSDTVLLKFLRARDFKVKEAMAMLKNAVLWRKEFDIEALLEEDLGVPELEKVVFMHGVDKEGHPVCYNVYGEFQNKDLYAAAFADEKKRKRFLRWRIQYLEKGIRNSLDFNPEGVSTMVQVTDLKNSIGLAKKELRQALDLLQDNYPEFAAKQVFINVPWWYLAFNRMISPFFTQRTKSKFVFAGPSKSAKTLIKYIAPEQIPVQFGGLSKENDPDFSIADAVTEVTIKPSTKHVIEIPVIEPHFLVWELRVLGSDVTYGAEFVPNADDGYTVIVHKSWKLISTDEPVVKDSFKIGEAGKVVLTLDNSTSRKKKLLYRYKIKSLY; from the exons ATGGCCGAGGAGACCAAATCCGACTCGACGGAGGCCCCCGCCGCCTCCGCCGAGGTCGTCGTCCCGGAGGTTGCGGCTCTGGAGAAGGAGGTGGTTGGTGAAGAACCGCCGCCGGTCGCTGAGCCCGTCGATGAGGGGATGAAACCGGTGAAGAACTCAGCTTTGGAGGTCGCGCTCGCCGCTGAGGCCGCGGCCGAGGCGGAGGAGAAGAAGGCGGCCGCCGGCGACCCCCAAGATGCCTCCTTTAAGGAGGAGGGTAACGTTGTTTCGGAGATTGAAGATCCTGAGAAGAAGGCGCTGGAGGAGCTCAAGCTGCTCGTCCAAGCGGCGCTAGATAATAACGAGTTTAGTCCTCCGCCTCCTGTCGTCTCTGTTCCTCCGACTGGTAAGGCGGAAGGTGAAGCTGCTCCTGTACCAGAGGAGGATCCGCCGAATACTGTGGCGTCGAAGGAGGGCAAAGTTGAAGGAGATACTGAGGAGGAGGCCCTGAAGGTCGTGGAGGCGGAGGAGACCAAAGATGGAGGCGAATCTGCAAACGTGCCAGCAGAAGAGGCTGTGGTAACAGAGGAGGCTAAGGCGGAAGAGCCCCTGAATGCCGTGGTGGTAGAGGACCCGACCGCACCGTCCGAGGAAGAAGAGGCCGAGAAGCTGACGCCTCCTGCTGCGGAAGAGAAGGCGGTTCTGACGGATGAGGATGGTGCCAAAACCCTGGAAGCCATAGAGGAAACCGTCGTGCCCGTTGCTGCTCCACCTCTCGCGGAAACCGAGACGCCGGCGGCGGAAGCGCCGAAGGCGGAGAAGGAAGAGGAAAAAGCTGCAACTCCTCCCACCGCATCGACTGCGCCAGCGCCGGAGAAAGTCGCCATTTGGGGCGTGCCGCTCCTAGGCGACGAGAGGAGCGACACCGTCCTCCTCAAGTTCCTTCGCGCCCGCGACTTCAAGGTGAAGGAAGCCATGGCCATGCTTAAGAACGCCGTGCTCTGGCGCAAGGAGTTCGACATCGAGGCACTCCTCGAAGAGGACCTCGGCGTCCCCGAGTTGGAGAAGGTCGTGTTTATGCACGGCGTCGACAAAGAGGGCCATCCCGTCTGCTACAACGTCTACGGCGAGTTCCAAAACAAGGATCTTTACGCCGCCGCCTTCGCCGacgagaagaagaggaagaggttcTTGAGGTGGCGAATCCAGTACCTGGAGAAGGGTATAAGAAACTCACTCGACTTCAATCCGGAAGGGGTTTCCACCATGGTGCAGGTCACTGATCTCAAGAACTCGATCGGCCTCGCGAAGAAGGAGCTCCGCCAAGCTCTCGACTTGCTCCAAGACAACTATCCCGAGTTCGCAGCTAAACAG GTGTTCATCAATGTGCCATGGTGGTATCTGGCGTTCAACAGGATGATTAGCCCATTCTTTACACAAAGAACAAAGAGCAAGTTTGTTTTTGCAGGGCCATCTAAATCAGCTAAGACTCTCATCAA ATACATTGCTCCTGAGCAAATTCCTGTTCAATTTGGAGGCCTGAGCAAGGAGAACGACCCAGATTTCAGTATTGCTGATGCTGTTACAGAGGTCACCATTAAGCCATCAACCAAACATGTCATTGAAATTCCAGTAATTGAG CCTCACTTCCTTGTTTGGGAGCTTCGAGTTCTCGGTTCGGACGTCACTTACGGAGCTGAATTCGTGCCAAATGCAGACGACGGATACACCGTGATAGTTCACAAGTCATGGAAGTTGATCTCCACTGATGAGCCAGTGGTGAAGGATAGTTTCAAGATTGGAGAAGCTGGCAAAGTGGTTCTCACACTGGACAACTCCACCTCCAGAAAGAAAAAACTCCTCTACAGGTACAAGATCAAGAGCCTCTACTGA
- the LOC122051439 gene encoding nicotinate phosphoribosyltransferase 2-like gives METIPKENGSTTAATPIRAATNPMVTPLLTDLYQFTMAYAYWKAGKHLERAVFDLYFRKNPFGGEYTVFAGLEECIRLIANFHFKKDDISFMRSVMPNCEDEFFEYLTKIDCSDVEVYAIPEGSVVFPKVPLIRIEGPVAVVQLLETPFVNLVNYASLVATNAARHRFVAGKDKMLMEFGLRRAQGPDGGISASKYCYIGGFDATSNVAAGNLFGIPLRGTHSHAFVSSYMSPDEIVVKSLRSHDGSSTCMDFLTLVRTWLSKLQSSESFRGVFGETNQSELAAFTSYALAFPNNFLALVDTYDVMRSGIPNFCAVALALNDLGYTASGIRLDSGDLAYLSSEARNFFLSVEKEFNKSGFGKMAVTASNDLNEETLDALNKQGHEIDAFGIGTYLVTCYTQAALGCVFKLVEIKDQPRIKLSEDVTKVSIPCKKRCFRLYGKEGYALVDIMTGEDETPPKVGQRLLCRHPFNESKRAYVVPQCVEELLKCYWPGSSNKPREELPSLKKVRERCMQQLEQMRSDHMRRLNPTPYKVSVSAKLYDFIHFLWLSEAPVGELQ, from the exons ATGGAGACGATCCCGAAGGAGAACGGATCGACGACGGCGGCGACGCCGATCCGCGCGGCGACGAACCCGATGGTCACGCCGCTGCTCACCGACCTGTACCAGTTTACCATGGCTTATGCCTACTGGAAGGCTGGGAAGCACCTCGAGCGCGCCGT ATTTGATCTATATTTTCGTAAAAATCCCTTTGGTGGCGAATACACAGTCTTTGCTGGTCTAGAAGAATGCATTCGTCTCATTGCTAACTTTCATTTTAAGAAGGATGATATCTCTTTCATGCGTTCAGTTATGCCCAATTGCGAG GATGAATTCTTTGAATATCTCACGAAAATTGACTGCTCTGATGTTGAAGTTTATGCAATTCCTGAGGGTTCTGTTGTTTTCCCAAAGGTTCCCTTGATCAGGATTGAAGGACCAGTAGCG GTGGTCCAACTCCTTGAAACTCCATTTGTTAATCTTGTGAATTATGCATCATTGGTAGCTACAAATGCTGCACGGCACCGGTTTGTTGCTGGAAAGGATAAAATGTTAATGGAATTTGGACTTAGACGAGCACAA GGCCCCGATGGTGGAATAAGTGCGTCAAAATACTGCTACATTGGAGGATTTGATGCAACGAG CAATGTGGCTGCTGGAAACTTGTTTGGCATACCCCTTCGAGGAACTCATTCACATGCATTTGTTAGCTCATATATG AGCCCTGATGAGATTGTAGTCAAATCACTTCGCAGTCATGATGGTTCAAGTACTTGTATGGATTTCCTGACTCTAGTCAGGACATGGCTCAGTAAACTTCAG TCATCAGAATCTTTCCGTGGTGTTTTTGGTGAGACAAATCAAAGTGAACTAGCTGCATTCACCTCATATGCTTTGGCTTTTCCGAATAACTTCCTTGCCCTAGTAGATACATACGAT GTTATGAGGAGTGGAATTCCCAACTTTTGTGCGGTAGCTTTAGCACTTAATGATTTGGG GTATACAGCATCTGGGATTAGGTTGGATTCTGGTGATTTAGCTTATTTATCTTCTGAAGCTCGAAATTTTTTTCTCTCAGTAGAGAAGGAATTTAACAAATCTGGCTTTGGGAAAATGGCTGTTACAGCTAGCAATGATCTGAATGAGGAAACTCTCGATGCTTTAAACAAGCAG GGACATGAAATTGATGCTTTTGGGATTGGCACATATCTTGTTACATGCTATACCCAAGCAGCTCTTGGTTGTGTATTTAAACTTGTTGAAATTAAAGATCAACCTCGCATTAAGCTCTCTGAAGATGTCACAAAG GTTTCAATACCTTGTAAAAAGCGATGTTTCAGATTGTATGGAAAAGAAGGTTATGCCTTGGTTGATATCATGACTGGGGAGGATGAAACTCCTCCAAAA GTAGGACAACGCCTTCTTTGCCGCCATCCATTTAATGAATCAAAGAGAGCATATGTTGTGCCACAATGCGTGGAGGAGCTTTTGAAATGCTACTGGCCTGGGAGTTCAA ATAAACCCAGAGAAGAACTACCATCGCTAAAGAAGGTCAGAGAACGCTGCATGCAACAGCTTGAACAAATGAGATCTGATCATATGCGGAGGTTGAATCCTACACCATACAAG GTCAGTGTCAGCGCGAAGCTGTACGACTTCATTCATTTCCTGTGGCTCAGTGAAGCACCAGTCGGTGAACTACAGTAA